The proteins below are encoded in one region of Misgurnus anguillicaudatus chromosome 24, ASM2758022v2, whole genome shotgun sequence:
- the LOC129438218 gene encoding olfactory receptor 1M1: MHFFLYILKYSCNFYYHPWQKIKLKVTMNANDTSLFNVNVSIVHPEYFFIAGLTGVPYSHYYYIFLFCTYIIAVIGNCTVLLIIAFDRSLHSPKYIAVFNLALADFGETNALIPNMMRTFVFESQYISYNACLANMFFVFFFGTTQCSTLVVLAFDRFVAICLPLRYHNIVTKTVMSLMCSAVWTFNAFLIVLTVYFINRLSMCKSNVIQSFFCDHGPVYRLACNDNSINFFMGQLSTGLYLIAPLILIMLSYLGIFLALSKITTWEGRLKALKTCVSHLLLVASLFLPIICIYLIASTTYLSPNARIISVSLAYATPPMLNPIIYVLNTAEIKILIRKVFKNRSVPS; the protein is encoded by the coding sequence ATGCATTTCTTTCTGTACATTTTAAAGTATTCTTGTAATTTCTATTATCATCCCTGGCAGAAGATCAAACTCAAAGTTACTATGAATGCCAATGATACCAGTTTATTCAATGTGAATGTCTCAATTGTGCACCCTGAATACTTTTTCATCGCTGGACTTACGGGTGTACCATACAGCCACTATtattatattttcttattttgcaCTTACATTATTGCTGTAATTGGGAACTGTACAGTTCTTCTCATTATAGCCTTTGACAGAAGTCTGCACAGTCCAAAGTACATTGCTGTGTTTAATTTGGCTTTGGCTGACTTTGGTGAAACTAATGCTTTGATTCCTAACATGATGAGGACGTTTGTTTTTGAGTCACAGTACATCTCCTATAATGCTTGTTTGGcaaacatgttttttgttttcttctttGGTACAACACAATGTTCCACACTTGTTGTTCTGGCATTTGATCGGTTTGTTGCAATTTGCTTGCCACTCAGATATCACAATATTGTGACTAAAACTGTCATGTCTTTAATGTGTTCAGCAGTATGGACGTTTAACGCTTTTCTGATTGTCCTGACTGTGTATTTTATCAACCGACTTTCAATGTGTAAATCTAATGTaatacaaagttttttttgtgatcatGGACCAGTGTATAGGTTGGCATGTAATGACAATagcattaatttttttatgggACAACTCAGCACAGGTTTATACCTTATAGCACCATTAATACTTATCATGCTATCATATCTAGGCATTTTTCTTGCCTTAAGTAAAATCACAACTTGGGAAGGACGTTTAAAAGCTTTGAAGACCTGTGTTTCTCACCTGCTGTTGGTGGCGTCACTATTTCTTcccattatttgcatttatctTATTGCTTCAACAACTTATCTCTCCCCCAATGCAAGAATCATCAGCGTATCTCTGGCATATGCGACTCCACCAATGTTAAATCccattatttatgttttaaacacagctgaaattaaaattttaattcgaaaagtgtttaaaaacaggtcTGTACCAAGTTAA
- the LOC129438219 gene encoding olfactory receptor 2AT4, protein MGNITFIKDFVISGFPGLQSRYYGIVSAVLFFVYVCTLMGNAVFMTLFVLSKSLQKPVYYCIVNLAVCDVLFSTTALPKIISRYWFEDGFVSFLGCFIQMFFVHYFGAVTARLLSVMAIDRYAAICFPLRYHSIMTDRNVFILIFGCWILGLIGPLMMVIRAYPLPYCAGNTIVHCYCDHIAIIALACTTREDYVQPAFINSMIVLLGSLAIIVFSYCAIIVAVLRISSAQGRLKTFSTCSPQLIIIALFFLPRCFYYASYYLNIVFNINIKFSADVQVVIIVLYSLLPPMINPFIYCLRTEEVKKILLTKLQRTKIGVKSRRP, encoded by the coding sequence ATGGGAAACATTACTTTTATAAAGGATTTTGTGATTTCTGGCTTTCCAGGACTTCAGTCTCGatattacggcattgtttcagCAGTCctgttttttgtttatgtgtgtacACTGATGGGAAATGCTGTATTTATGACATTATTTGTATTATCTAAGAGCCTTCAGAAGCCTGTATATTACTGCATTGTAAATCTTGCTGTGTGTGATGTACTCTTCAGCACCACTGCATTACCAAAGATAATCAGCAGGTATTGGTTTGAAGATGGATTCGTTTCATTTTTGGGCTgctttattcaaatgttttttgtgcattattttggTGCAGTCACTGCACGTCTGTTGTCAGTTATGGCTATAGATCGCTATGCAGCCATATGTTTCCCACTTCGATATCACAGCATTATGACGGACagaaatgttttcattttaatcttTGGCTGTTGGATTCTGGGTTTAATTGGCCCTTTGATGATGGTAATAAGAGCTTACCCGCTCCCGTACTGTGCGGGAAACACTATTGTACATTGTTACTGTGATCATATTGCCATAATAGCACTGGCATGCACTACCAGAGAAGACTATGTTCAACCTGCTTTCATTAATTCAATGATAGTGCTGCTGGGTTCACTTGCTATTATTGTTTTCTCTTACTGTGCTATCATTGTGGCCGTTCTGCGTATATCGAGCGCTCAAGGAAGACTGAAGACTTTCTCCACCTGCAGTCCACAGCTCATCATTATTGCTCTGTTTTTCCTACCCAGATGTTTTTATTATGCATCTTATTATCTTAACATAGTGTTTAATATTAACATAAAGTTTAGTGCTGATGTGCAGGTGGTCATAATTGTGCTGTATAGCCTGTTGCCACCAATGATTAacccatttatttattgtttgagAACAGAAGAGGTGAAAAAAATCTTACTGACTAAATTGCAAAGGACAAAAATAGGCGTTAAATCAAGGCGGCCATGA